A single window of Methanobrevibacter sp. TMH8 DNA harbors:
- a CDS encoding archaeosine biosynthesis radical SAM protein RaSEA, with translation MEIQKLTKEIRDNYLERMKVRPPEKLATSWYQEDLLYAGAGKSLFIIVPTPGCSWALSQSGGCTMCSYISDCTLEPISADLIIKLFNEQLGKYIDEIKSDGKNMPIAIKIFASGSFLNSQEVPKKARDEILNIIANIDEIKEVIVESRPEYVNEEVLKEIFSFIPEKLFEVSMGLESENDFTREEKINKGFTKEDFEKAVNILAKINDDNDNSYVAKSKAYIFVKPILTSEKEAIDEAIATAKYCETVGVNRVSFCPATIHRGTLIERLWRKGAYQPPWIWSVIEIINETRKNLSIPAFMDTSGFGSRRGPYNCKKCNKDLKHKIIYSNIEQIPIEDYDCQCKKEWIAEIESSGLNKSKTRTKNLPLI, from the coding sequence ATGGAAATTCAAAAACTTACAAAAGAAATAAGAGATAATTATCTTGAAAGGATGAAAGTAAGACCTCCAGAAAAATTAGCTACTAGCTGGTATCAAGAAGACTTACTATATGCTGGAGCTGGAAAGAGTTTATTTATAATAGTTCCAACTCCTGGATGTTCATGGGCACTTTCCCAATCAGGAGGTTGTACAATGTGTAGCTATATTTCAGATTGTACATTAGAACCTATTAGTGCAGATTTAATTATAAAACTATTTAATGAACAATTAGGAAAATATATTGATGAAATTAAATCTGATGGGAAAAATATGCCAATAGCTATTAAAATATTTGCATCAGGAAGTTTTTTAAATTCTCAAGAAGTTCCAAAAAAAGCTCGAGACGAAATATTAAATATAATAGCTAATATAGATGAAATAAAAGAAGTTATTGTAGAATCTCGTCCTGAATATGTGAATGAAGAAGTTTTAAAAGAAATTTTTTCATTTATTCCTGAAAAACTGTTTGAAGTCAGTATGGGGTTAGAATCTGAAAATGATTTTACAAGAGAGGAAAAAATTAATAAAGGATTTACAAAAGAAGATTTCGAAAAAGCTGTAAATATACTAGCTAAAATCAATGATGATAATGATAATAGTTATGTAGCTAAATCTAAAGCATATATTTTTGTAAAACCTATATTAACTTCAGAAAAAGAAGCTATTGATGAAGCTATAGCAACAGCGAAATATTGTGAAACTGTTGGAGTTAACAGAGTATCTTTTTGTCCAGCTACCATACACAGAGGAACTTTAATTGAAAGACTTTGGAGAAAAGGTGCATATCAACCTCCTTGGATTTGGAGTGTTATTGAAATTATTAATGAAACTAGAAAAAATCTAAGTATTCCTGCATTTATGGATACATCTGGATTTGGTTCAAGAAGAGGACCTTACAATTGTAAAAAATGCAATAAAGACTTAAAACACAAAATAATATATTCAAATATTGAACAAATTCCTATTGAAGATTATGATTGTCAATGCAAAAAAGAATGGATAGCTGAAATAGAATCATCAGGATTAAACAAATCCAAAACAAGAACAAAGAATTTACCATTGATATAA
- the mer gene encoding 5,10-methylenetetrahydromethanopterin reductase yields the protein MKFGIEFVPNEPLDKIAKLVKLAEDVGFEYAWITDHYNNKNVYEALALIADATETIELGPGVTNPYVRAPAITAAAIATLDEISNGRATLGIGPGDKATFDALGIEWTKPVTTIKESVAEMRTLLAGEKTPSGAQLGGVKAVRDLIPIYQGAQGPKMLETAGEIADGVLINASNPKDYEAAIPLIKKGAEAAGKSLSDVDVGAYTATSIGADSEAAKNAAKIVVAFIAAGSPPPVLERHGLPAGINEKLGELIGKGDFGGAIGTVDDALLDAFSVCGTPDEFIPKIKALEAGGVTQYVAGSPIGKDKEESIKLLGEVISSY from the coding sequence ATGAAGTTTGGTATCGAATTCGTTCCAAATGAACCTTTGGACAAAATTGCAAAGCTTGTTAAATTGGCAGAAGATGTAGGTTTTGAATATGCCTGGATTACTGACCATTACAACAACAAAAACGTATACGAAGCATTAGCATTAATTGCTGACGCAACTGAAACTATTGAATTAGGACCTGGTGTAACCAATCCTTACGTAAGAGCTCCAGCAATAACTGCTGCTGCTATAGCTACTTTAGATGAAATCTCTAATGGAAGAGCTACCTTAGGTATTGGACCTGGTGATAAAGCTACTTTCGATGCATTAGGAATTGAATGGACTAAACCAGTTACTACCATAAAAGAATCCGTTGCAGAAATGAGAACTTTATTAGCTGGTGAAAAAACTCCTAGTGGAGCACAGTTAGGTGGAGTTAAAGCTGTAAGAGATTTAATCCCTATTTATCAAGGTGCACAAGGACCTAAAATGTTAGAAACTGCTGGTGAAATTGCTGATGGTGTTTTAATTAACGCATCCAATCCTAAAGATTATGAAGCAGCTATTCCTTTAATCAAAAAAGGAGCAGAAGCTGCTGGTAAAAGCTTATCTGATGTAGATGTTGGTGCATACACTGCAACTTCAATTGGTGCTGACTCTGAAGCAGCTAAAAACGCTGCAAAAATCGTAGTTGCATTCATTGCTGCTGGTTCCCCACCTCCTGTCTTAGAAAGACACGGATTACCTGCTGGAATTAACGAAAAACTCGGTGAATTAATCGGTAAAGGTGATTTCGGAGGAGCTATTGGAACTGTAGATGACGCATTACTCGATGCATTTTCTGTATGTGGAACTCCTGATGAATTTATTCCAAAAATCAAAGCTCTTGAAGCTGGTGGAGTTACTCAATACGTAGCTGGTTCCCCAATCGGAAAAGACAAAGAAGAATCTATAAAATTATTAGGAGAAGTTATCTCAAGTTACTAA
- a CDS encoding radical SAM protein, with amino-acid sequence MESNIISDYSLDSFIKNSSDDENNNSDKKRNKADNNIGLNDVVNYSEIAKKYGFKEKNVKTILNKAKNTRSIFLGEYSLNPYLGCSFDCEYCYINGSKYADSTNSFYIKSNSIKLLRNQLKQKAKSGERAVFLIGSATDPYIDIEKELFITKDILKLFNRFRFPVHIVTKSDLVLRDIDILREINDNAILPKDIANLKSKVMVTFSFSTVDSVIARLFEPNAPSPKRRLEAMKILKEEGFLVGVSVMPMLPYISDNKTAIDEMFAEFKNVGCDYAFYGGLTLFGDTASDSKTKYYKILKEHFPDIIEPTKKIFGNNDYSSTSYQNKIYKRFADISEKYSIRNKII; translated from the coding sequence TTGGAGAGTAATATTATTTCTGATTATTCCTTAGATTCTTTTATTAAAAATAGTTCTGATGATGAGAACAATAATTCTGATAAAAAGAGAAACAAAGCTGACAACAATATTGGACTTAATGATGTTGTAAATTATTCTGAAATTGCTAAAAAATATGGATTTAAAGAAAAAAATGTTAAAACTATTCTTAATAAAGCTAAAAATACTAGAAGTATTTTTTTAGGTGAATATTCTCTAAATCCTTATTTAGGATGTTCTTTTGATTGTGAATATTGTTATATTAATGGAAGTAAATATGCTGATTCCACTAATTCTTTTTATATAAAATCAAACTCAATAAAATTGCTCCGAAACCAGCTAAAACAAAAAGCAAAATCTGGAGAGCGAGCAGTATTTCTCATTGGATCAGCTACTGATCCATATATTGATATTGAAAAAGAATTGTTTATTACTAAAGATATTTTGAAGTTATTTAATAGATTCCGATTTCCAGTTCATATAGTAACTAAATCTGATCTTGTTTTAAGAGATATTGATATTTTAAGGGAAATAAATGATAATGCTATATTACCTAAAGATATAGCTAATTTAAAATCAAAAGTCATGGTTACATTTTCTTTTTCAACTGTTGATTCAGTTATAGCTAGACTCTTTGAACCTAATGCACCAAGTCCAAAAAGAAGACTTGAAGCTATGAAAATTTTGAAAGAAGAAGGTTTTTTAGTAGGTGTATCAGTGATGCCAATGTTGCCGTATATTTCTGATAACAAAACAGCTATCGATGAAATGTTTGCTGAATTTAAGAATGTTGGTTGTGATTATGCTTTTTATGGAGGATTAACTCTCTTTGGAGATACCGCTAGTGATTCAAAAACAAAATATTATAAAATTTTAAAGGAACATTTCCCGGATATTATTGAACCAACTAAAAAAATATTTGGAAATAATGATTATTCTAGTACTAGCTATCAAAATAAAATATATAAAAGATTTGCTGATATTTCTGAAAAATATAGTATTAGAAATAAAATAATTTAA